One window from the genome of Phycisphaerales bacterium encodes:
- a CDS encoding NAD-dependent epimerase/dehydratase family protein: MSEPSTYIVTGGAGFVGSNCCAALSKFRPDAHVICIDDFRLGSFRNLVEAYERHDLGAVSCEVIAQDWTYLHTLLGSRAVGIVHMAAITDTTVEDQAQMLDENAGPAWDGLLESVLEAGHRLVYASSAATYGTPPQAAERVAFPLEAAGKPDNIYGFSKWVMENTHRRVHARDPNAHVVGLRFFNVFGPGESNKGPMASMAYKLAQQMLAGTAPRLFTPGDQARDQVYVDDVVECVLAGLGLGDFRKPTPGIYNLGSGRPTTFNDLADAVRRGLGLGETELATEYFDMPESVRRFYQDYTLADMSQTARGLGFEPRHDPVRAIEAYAAYLRHQHDRAGVRP, translated from the coding sequence ATGAGCGAGCCATCTACCTACATCGTTACCGGCGGGGCCGGCTTCGTGGGCTCGAACTGCTGCGCCGCACTCTCGAAGTTCAGGCCCGATGCCCACGTCATCTGCATCGATGATTTTCGCCTGGGCTCGTTCCGCAACCTCGTCGAGGCCTACGAACGCCACGACCTCGGCGCGGTCTCCTGCGAGGTCATCGCCCAGGACTGGACCTACCTGCACACCCTGCTTGGTTCCCGCGCCGTGGGCATCGTCCACATGGCCGCCATCACCGACACAACCGTCGAGGATCAAGCCCAGATGCTCGACGAGAACGCCGGCCCTGCATGGGACGGCTTGCTCGAGTCGGTGCTCGAAGCCGGCCACCGGCTGGTCTACGCGAGCAGCGCCGCGACGTACGGCACGCCGCCGCAGGCGGCCGAGCGCGTCGCCTTCCCGCTCGAAGCCGCAGGCAAGCCCGACAACATCTACGGGTTCAGCAAGTGGGTGATGGAGAACACGCACCGCCGCGTGCACGCCCGGGATCCGAATGCTCACGTCGTCGGCCTGCGCTTCTTCAACGTCTTCGGACCCGGAGAATCAAACAAGGGCCCGATGGCCTCGATGGCCTACAAGCTTGCGCAGCAGATGCTGGCCGGCACCGCTCCGCGGCTGTTCACGCCCGGCGACCAGGCGCGAGACCAGGTCTACGTCGACGACGTGGTCGAGTGCGTACTCGCGGGCCTCGGGCTGGGCGACTTCAGGAAGCCAACGCCGGGCATCTACAACCTGGGCAGCGGCAGGCCGACCACCTTCAACGACCTCGCCGACGCCGTCCGCCGCGGGCTCGGCCTCGGCGAGACCGAGCTGGCCACCGAATACTTCGACATGCCCGAGAGCGTCCGCCGGTTCTACCAGGACTACACGCTCGCCGACATGAGCCAGACCGCGCGGGGCCTGGGCTTCGAGCCTCGGCACGACCCGGTGCGAGCGATCGAGGCCTACGCGGCGTACCTCAGGCACCAACACGATCGAGCGGGAGTACGACCTTGA
- a CDS encoding NAD-dependent deacylase translates to MTIDADGTDLNAVAGLVRDARRIAVLTGAGVSAESGIETFRQPQTGLWARYDPMELASIGALERDPEMVTQWYHWRFSKCADAKPNAGHESLARLQSIKRERGGDVDVITQNIDGLHQAGGAKDVIELHGSILRWRCQDTGSTRPIEEVDFSRFPPRSEAGGVLRPDIVLFGEMLPTEAIEAAERAVMSCDLFLTIGTSAVVYPAAGYIDLAISRGVPSIEINPDATPMTGSVTHALRGASGVVLLELLRRSGVERA, encoded by the coding sequence ATGACGATCGACGCCGACGGAACGGATCTGAACGCGGTTGCCGGGCTCGTCCGCGATGCCCGCCGCATCGCCGTGCTCACCGGCGCCGGCGTGTCGGCCGAGAGCGGCATCGAGACCTTTCGGCAGCCGCAGACCGGGCTGTGGGCTCGGTACGACCCGATGGAGTTGGCAAGCATCGGCGCTCTCGAGCGCGACCCGGAGATGGTCACCCAGTGGTATCACTGGCGGTTCTCGAAGTGTGCCGACGCCAAGCCGAACGCGGGACACGAGTCGCTCGCACGGCTGCAGTCGATCAAGCGCGAGCGTGGCGGCGACGTCGACGTGATCACGCAGAACATCGATGGGCTGCACCAGGCCGGCGGCGCCAAGGACGTCATCGAATTGCACGGCTCGATCCTGCGGTGGCGCTGCCAGGACACGGGCAGCACGCGCCCGATCGAGGAGGTGGACTTCTCGCGGTTCCCGCCGCGGTCGGAGGCTGGTGGCGTGCTGCGACCCGACATCGTGCTGTTCGGCGAGATGCTTCCGACCGAGGCCATCGAGGCCGCCGAGCGTGCAGTCATGTCGTGCGACTTGTTCCTGACGATCGGCACGAGCGCCGTGGTTTATCCGGCGGCAGGGTACATCGACCTGGCGATCTCGCGGGGCGTGCCAAGCATCGAGATCAACCCCGACGCGACGCCCATGACCGGCTCGGTAACGCATGCGCTCCGCGGGGCAAGCGGTGTCGTGCTGCTAGAACTGCTTCGCCGTAGCGGGGTCGAGCGTGCCTAG
- the secD gene encoding protein translocase subunit SecD, producing MMRNRLGWGLLAMAMLAFAIWGFMPPNEKLRLGKDLAGGVTLTYAVQIEPGQNAQEILNQLATVLGERIDPGNQMDISIVPVGRDRLEITMPLPTENVKQLRRDFEAELLRIEQYTIDPVRFERLMGEEAQVRTAAIEEFRQSSPELADRLQAAAEAYDRLVSAEQAYRDLLGQEAPDEEAIDQAETEAALASLDYDDKRAEALKLSITPAEVRRVLEFSRQPTRKIDSEINEVVELPSPFERAWESLMERAAPADGQGQSSLQAELERVLEVYEIYTTERRSLDDPQDLKRLLRGSGELDFRITVEANSRADESALREELREVGPRNSSPEGAVWLRLAKVESWFDTLAQAESLEADPVSFFASRGFVVEPYDGMYWMLVWDQLGNRLTSAEGEWQVSRAFMGRDEIGRNNIVFNMDTLGGQRLGELTGEHVGDNMAVILDDRIITAPVLRGRISTSGSISGDFSLEELRDIIQILNAGALQARLSPEPISENTIGPSLGQDNLESGLQAGIYALIAVSIFMLLYYFTYGVIAVIALGCNAALILGAMALNQSAFTMPGIAGVVLTFGMAVDANVLIFERIREELRNGLDLAQSAKLGYQRALSAIVDGNVTNLIVCVVLVGVGTQEVKGFAITLGVGVVCTMISALIVSRLLLSVLIDDLDLKALGRRSTSMLATAIPVIDRVLEPKINWISGRYVFWSISLLAVLTSVALIINQRDRMLDTEFVGGTQVVLRFGDDPAGERFMLTRQDVEDRIMLVAEEASEGSQLKLLEQADIVPLDPDDDGVTSDTFQIKTLATNSDEVQDALAVAFEDVLDVQAAVTFDQADVTDARRGPVYPITGPTPLGSHIGRPQYRDEVDGYVGGAALVLENISQGQTLEQIEQRLDLLRGKSDFSSTLGRPRELRVLESYDDQSVRSAVLLTIDPMTSYFSDRDRWWQDVGQLEWQLVREALTTSTTLASVSNFSPAIAEEFRGRAIFAVVISFVLITIYIWVRFGSVRYSLVALTALAHDVLLALGMIALAELVYEFPTGARVASFFSVLPFRIDLNTVAALLTIIGYSLNDTIIIMDRIRENRGKLPYANRRVVNLSINQTLSRTVITSGTTLFAVAVLYFAGGEGLRPFAYVLLIGVMVGTYSSVAVAAPLVWSSKADPSSKGAGGGDGSGDANPFSGPQPGSTTAQSPDKPMTE from the coding sequence ATGATGCGTAACCGATTGGGATGGGGCCTGCTGGCGATGGCGATGCTCGCCTTCGCGATCTGGGGCTTCATGCCCCCCAACGAGAAGCTGCGCCTGGGCAAGGACCTCGCCGGCGGCGTCACGCTCACCTACGCCGTGCAGATCGAGCCCGGGCAGAACGCCCAGGAGATCCTCAACCAGCTCGCGACGGTGCTGGGCGAGCGCATCGATCCCGGCAACCAGATGGACATCAGCATCGTGCCGGTGGGGCGAGACCGCCTCGAGATCACGATGCCGCTGCCCACCGAGAACGTCAAGCAGCTCCGCCGAGACTTCGAGGCCGAGCTCCTGCGCATCGAGCAGTACACCATCGATCCCGTGCGCTTCGAGCGACTCATGGGCGAGGAGGCCCAGGTCCGCACGGCCGCCATCGAGGAGTTCCGCCAGAGCAGCCCCGAGTTGGCCGACCGCCTGCAGGCCGCGGCCGAGGCCTACGACCGGCTCGTGTCCGCCGAGCAGGCCTACCGCGACCTGCTGGGCCAGGAAGCGCCCGACGAGGAAGCCATCGACCAGGCAGAGACCGAGGCGGCGCTCGCGTCGCTCGACTACGACGACAAGCGGGCCGAGGCGCTCAAGCTCTCGATCACGCCCGCCGAGGTGCGCCGCGTGCTGGAGTTCAGCCGCCAGCCGACGCGCAAGATCGACTCGGAGATCAACGAGGTCGTCGAGCTTCCCAGCCCCTTCGAACGGGCGTGGGAGTCGCTCATGGAGCGGGCCGCCCCGGCCGACGGGCAGGGCCAGAGCTCGCTGCAGGCCGAGCTCGAGCGCGTGCTCGAGGTCTACGAGATCTACACGACCGAGCGCCGCTCGCTCGACGACCCCCAGGACCTCAAGCGGCTGCTCCGTGGCTCGGGTGAGCTGGACTTCCGCATCACCGTCGAGGCCAACAGCCGCGCCGACGAGAGCGCCCTGCGCGAAGAGCTGCGCGAGGTCGGTCCGCGGAACTCGAGCCCCGAGGGCGCCGTCTGGCTCCGGCTGGCCAAGGTCGAGTCGTGGTTCGACACGCTGGCCCAGGCCGAATCGCTCGAAGCCGACCCGGTGTCGTTCTTTGCCTCTCGCGGCTTCGTGGTCGAGCCCTACGACGGCATGTACTGGATGCTCGTGTGGGACCAGCTGGGCAACCGCCTGACCAGCGCCGAAGGCGAGTGGCAGGTCTCCCGCGCCTTCATGGGCCGCGACGAGATCGGCCGCAACAACATCGTCTTCAACATGGACACGCTCGGCGGCCAGCGCCTGGGCGAGCTCACCGGCGAGCACGTGGGCGACAACATGGCGGTCATCCTCGACGACCGCATCATCACCGCCCCCGTGCTGCGCGGCCGCATCTCGACCAGCGGCAGCATCTCGGGCGACTTCTCGCTCGAAGAACTCCGCGACATCATCCAGATCTTGAACGCCGGCGCGCTCCAGGCCCGCCTGAGCCCCGAGCCAATCAGCGAGAACACCATCGGCCCCAGCCTGGGCCAGGACAATCTCGAGAGCGGCCTGCAGGCCGGCATCTACGCGCTCATCGCCGTCAGCATCTTCATGCTGCTGTACTACTTCACGTACGGCGTCATCGCGGTCATCGCCCTGGGCTGCAACGCCGCCCTGATCCTGGGCGCCATGGCGCTCAACCAGTCGGCCTTCACCATGCCCGGCATCGCCGGCGTCGTGCTGACCTTCGGCATGGCCGTCGACGCCAACGTGCTCATCTTCGAGCGCATCCGTGAGGAGCTGCGCAACGGCCTCGACCTGGCCCAGTCGGCCAAGCTGGGCTACCAGCGGGCCCTGTCCGCCATCGTCGACGGCAACGTGACCAACCTCATCGTCTGCGTCGTGCTCGTGGGTGTGGGCACGCAAGAGGTGAAGGGCTTTGCCATCACGCTGGGCGTGGGCGTCGTCTGCACCATGATCTCGGCGCTGATCGTCAGCCGATTGCTGCTTTCGGTTCTGATCGACGACCTCGATCTCAAGGCCCTGGGCCGGCGGAGCACCTCGATGCTCGCGACGGCCATTCCCGTGATCGACCGCGTGCTCGAGCCCAAGATCAACTGGATCAGCGGGCGATACGTCTTCTGGTCGATCTCACTGCTGGCGGTCCTGACCAGCGTGGCACTCATCATCAACCAGCGCGACCGCATGCTCGATACCGAGTTCGTCGGCGGCACCCAGGTCGTGCTGCGATTCGGCGACGACCCGGCCGGCGAGCGCTTCATGCTCACGCGGCAGGACGTCGAAGACCGGATCATGCTCGTGGCCGAAGAAGCGTCAGAAGGCAGCCAGCTCAAGCTGCTCGAGCAGGCCGACATCGTGCCGCTCGACCCCGATGACGACGGCGTTACGAGCGATACGTTCCAGATCAAGACCCTGGCGACCAACTCCGACGAGGTACAGGACGCACTCGCCGTAGCCTTCGAAGACGTCCTCGACGTCCAGGCAGCGGTGACGTTCGACCAGGCCGACGTGACCGACGCCCGCCGGGGGCCGGTGTACCCGATCACCGGGCCGACGCCGCTCGGCTCGCACATCGGCCGGCCGCAGTACCGCGACGAGGTCGACGGCTACGTCGGCGGCGCCGCACTCGTGCTGGAGAACATCAGCCAGGGCCAGACACTCGAGCAGATCGAGCAGCGCCTCGATCTCCTGCGCGGCAAGTCCGACTTCTCCTCGACCCTCGGCCGTCCCCGCGAGCTCCGCGTGCTCGAGAGCTACGACGATCAGAGCGTGCGGTCCGCCGTGCTCCTGACCATCGATCCGATGACCAGCTACTTCAGCGATCGCGATCGCTGGTGGCAGGACGTCGGCCAGCTCGAGTGGCAGCTCGTCCGTGAGGCGCTCACCACGTCGACCACGCTGGCGAGCGTCAGCAACTTCAGCCCGGCCATCGCCGAGGAGTTCCGCGGCCGCGCGATCTTCGCGGTGGTCATCAGCTTCGTGCTCATCACGATCTACATCTGGGTGCGATTCGGTTCGGTCCGCTACTCGCTCGTCGCCCTGACGGCCCTGGCCCACGACGTGCTCCTGGCCCTCGGCATGATCGCGCTGGCCGAGCTCGTCTACGAATTCCCCACCGGTGCCCGCGTCGCGAGCTTCTTCAGCGTGCTGCCCTTCCGCATCGACCTGAACACGGTGGCCGCGCTGCTGACGATCATCGGCTACTCGCTGAACGACACGATCATCATCATGGACCGCATCCGCGAGAACCGCGGCAAGCTGCCCTACGCCAACCGCCGGGTCGTGAATCTCTCCATCAACCAGACCCTCAGCCGAACGGTCATCACCTCGGGCACCACGCTGTTCGCCGTGGCCGTGCTCTACTTTGCTGGTGGCGAGGGGCTGCGTCCGTTCGCCTACGTGCTGCTGATCGGCGTGATGGTGGGTACGTACTCGTCGGTGGCCGTCGCCGCGCCGCTCGTGTGGTCGAGCAAGGCCGATCCTTCCAGCAAGGGTGCCGGTGGTGGCGATGGTTCGGGCGACGCCAACCCGTTCTCGGGCCCGCAGCCGGGCTCGACGACAGCCCAGAGCCCGGACAAGCCGATGACTGAGTAA
- a CDS encoding tRNA guanosine(34) transglycosylase Tgt, whose protein sequence is MAISFDIGRRSRATAGRVGVVATPHGEFQTPAFMTVGTRATVRGVTNEQLRQVGAEVVLNNAYHLWLRPGPELIDRFGGAHRFMGWDGPILTDSGGYQAYSMADTNAIDEDGVTFRSIIDGRKLRMTPEASMDIQNKIGADIIMAFDDCPPAVDLGEGPVSQTRLKLQAAHERDRIRGHYDHAARLKIANERTIRWLERCKAAHAKADTQALFGIVQGGTDEAARRWSAEHVTNVDLPGYAIGGVSVGETSEDIARIVRFTAPLLPEARPRYLMGVGYPRDIVAAVCAGVDMFDCVLPGRNGRNANAFVPEGQIRLRNARFAEDPEPLEPGCDCPACRPIHGRPASRAYVRHLFMSQEMLGPILVSLHNLRFYQRLMADLRATIASDDWAGFADRWPSAAAGIPQAAYHAPRVGPSDGGEV, encoded by the coding sequence ATGGCCATCTCGTTCGACATCGGGCGCCGCAGTCGAGCCACGGCGGGCAGAGTGGGCGTCGTGGCGACGCCGCACGGTGAGTTCCAGACGCCGGCGTTCATGACCGTCGGTACGCGCGCCACCGTGCGCGGCGTGACCAACGAGCAACTCCGCCAGGTCGGGGCCGAGGTCGTGCTCAACAACGCCTACCACCTCTGGCTGCGGCCGGGCCCCGAGCTCATCGACCGGTTCGGCGGCGCCCACCGATTCATGGGCTGGGACGGCCCGATCCTCACCGACTCGGGCGGCTACCAGGCCTACTCGATGGCCGACACCAACGCCATCGACGAGGACGGCGTGACGTTCCGATCGATCATCGACGGCCGCAAGCTCCGCATGACGCCCGAGGCGTCGATGGACATCCAGAACAAGATCGGCGCCGACATCATCATGGCCTTCGATGACTGCCCGCCCGCGGTCGACCTGGGCGAGGGCCCGGTCTCGCAGACCCGCCTCAAGCTCCAGGCCGCCCACGAGCGCGACCGCATCAGGGGCCACTACGACCACGCCGCCAGGCTGAAGATCGCCAACGAGCGCACCATCCGCTGGCTCGAGCGTTGCAAGGCCGCCCACGCCAAGGCCGACACCCAGGCCCTCTTCGGCATCGTCCAGGGCGGCACCGACGAAGCCGCCCGCCGCTGGTCGGCCGAGCACGTGACCAACGTCGACCTGCCCGGCTACGCCATCGGCGGCGTCAGCGTGGGGGAAACCAGCGAGGACATCGCCCGCATCGTGCGCTTCACCGCGCCGCTGCTGCCCGAGGCCAGGCCGAGGTACCTCATGGGCGTGGGCTACCCCAGGGACATCGTCGCCGCCGTGTGCGCGGGCGTGGACATGTTCGACTGCGTGCTGCCGGGCAGGAACGGCCGCAACGCCAACGCGTTCGTTCCGGAGGGCCAGATCCGGCTGCGGAATGCGAGGTTTGCTGAGGACCCCGAGCCTCTCGAGCCGGGCTGCGACTGCCCGGCCTGCCGTCCGATTCACGGGCGCCCGGCCAGTCGGGCCTATGTCAGGCATCTGTTCATGTCGCAGGAGATGCTGGGACCCATCCTGGTCTCGCTGCACAACCTGCGGTTCTACCAGCGGCTGATGGCCGACCTGCGGGCCACGATCGCCAGCGACGACTGGGCCGGCTTCGCGGATCGCTGGCCATCGGCGGCGGCGGGCATCCCGCAGGCCGCTTACCATGCCCCCCGCGTCGGTCCGTCCGACGGCGGCGAGGTTTGA
- a CDS encoding PEP-CTERM sorting domain-containing protein (PEP-CTERM proteins occur, often in large numbers, in the proteomes of bacteria that also encode an exosortase, a predicted intramembrane cysteine proteinase. The presence of a PEP-CTERM domain at a protein's C-terminus predicts cleavage within the sorting domain, followed by covalent anchoring to some some component of the (usually Gram-negative) cell surface. Many PEP-CTERM proteins exhibit an unusual sequence composition that includes large numbers of potential glycosylation sites. Expression of one such protein has been shown restore the ability of a bacterium to form floc, a type of biofilm.) gives MKTPNMTLMLAAGVAFSASHAAMAQYDTGDAWHRASDWVPGAVPGGTVFNPGPGFDGVGVWQYEYAQGGDGLSGDSPWYTQETTLLNWDNNWWGHGFGTWSKGNDANPPIRQGKMTHNLVGTIYDEAPIVRWMLPAGTPELMVDIDGQFDVLWTGNEFRGSDMDVELVIARESASGQFDVLFSDVLSKPTSGVSIGDTASSMVDLSDVMLVDGDSLVISGRGVSSVGWTEGRWLDISDDLTITVVPIPAPASLALLGLGGLAAVRRRR, from the coding sequence ATGAAGACACCAAACATGACCCTGATGCTCGCTGCGGGCGTGGCTTTTTCGGCCTCGCACGCCGCGATGGCTCAGTATGACACGGGCGATGCCTGGCATCGTGCCAGCGATTGGGTGCCCGGTGCGGTGCCCGGCGGCACCGTGTTCAACCCCGGCCCCGGCTTCGACGGCGTGGGCGTGTGGCAGTACGAGTACGCCCAGGGCGGTGACGGCCTGAGCGGCGACAGCCCCTGGTACACCCAGGAGACCACGCTCCTCAACTGGGACAACAACTGGTGGGGCCACGGCTTCGGCACGTGGAGCAAGGGCAACGACGCCAACCCGCCCATCCGCCAGGGCAAGATGACCCACAACCTCGTCGGCACGATCTACGACGAAGCCCCGATCGTCCGCTGGATGCTGCCTGCCGGCACGCCCGAGCTGATGGTCGACATCGACGGCCAGTTCGACGTGCTGTGGACGGGCAACGAGTTCCGCGGAAGCGACATGGACGTCGAGCTCGTGATCGCTCGCGAGAGCGCCTCGGGGCAGTTCGACGTCCTGTTCAGCGACGTGCTCAGCAAGCCGACTTCGGGCGTGAGCATCGGCGACACCGCGAGCTCGATGGTCGATCTGTCGGACGTGATGCTCGTCGATGGTGATTCGCTCGTGATCTCGGGCCGCGGCGTGTCGAGCGTCGGATGGACCGAGGGCCGCTGGCTCGACATCAGCGATGACCTGACGATCACGGTCGTCCCGATCCCCGCGCCGGCCTCGCTCGCGCTGCTCGGCCTCGGTGGCCTCGCGGCCGTCCGCCGCCGCCGCTAG
- the yajC gene encoding preprotein translocase subunit YajC, translating to MEGLLLPNSLPSTHLTSLSTILAYQDASPLAGETPAGGGATTGQGAAGSQGGANPPATQSGSQGFDPILILMLGMGVFLVVMIFTSGRRQKREQRERQGMLDALKRNDKVQTIGGIIGVVAEVRTDEVVLKVDDAGQNRVRFARSAIQQVISSRGGSNETETAAAEAETETETETQASNP from the coding sequence GTGGAAGGCCTGCTTCTACCGAATTCTCTTCCCTCGACCCACCTCACGAGCCTTTCGACGATCCTGGCCTATCAGGATGCCTCGCCGCTCGCGGGCGAGACGCCGGCCGGTGGTGGGGCGACCACGGGCCAGGGCGCCGCTGGCTCCCAGGGCGGCGCCAACCCTCCCGCGACGCAAAGCGGTTCGCAGGGCTTCGATCCCATCTTGATCCTCATGCTGGGCATGGGCGTCTTCCTGGTGGTCATGATCTTCACCAGCGGCCGCCGGCAGAAGCGTGAGCAGCGCGAGCGCCAGGGCATGCTTGACGCCCTCAAGCGCAACGACAAGGTCCAGACCATCGGCGGCATCATCGGCGTCGTCGCCGAGGTGCGCACCGACGAGGTGGTGCTCAAGGTCGACGACGCCGGCCAGAACCGCGTGCGCTTTGCGCGCAGCGCCATCCAGCAGGTCATCTCGTCGCGAGGCGGCTCCAACGAAACCGAGACCGCTGCTGCCGAGGCCGAGACCGAGACCGAGACCGAGACGCAAGCTTCCAACCCCTGA
- a CDS encoding SDR family oxidoreductase, producing MSIRRILVTGGAGFVGSHLCERLVNEGQDVICVDNFFTSQKSTIAHLLDRPNFELIRHDVTHPLWLEVDDIYNLACPAAPGHYQYNPIKTMKTSVLGAIHLLGMAKRCNATVLQASTSEVYGDPEVHPQPESYRGAVNPIGPRACYDEGKRAAETLFFDYHRHNGVNIKVVRIFNTYGPRMHPHDGRVVSNFIRQALQGEDLTVYGDGSQTRSFQYVDDLVEGIYRMMHGPDDFPGPVNIGNPGEFTILQLAELVIELSGSKSKIVHRDAVVDDPKQRQPDITLAKQKLDWQPTVALREGLEKTIEYFRSIDIDGFRAPTPNY from the coding sequence TTGAGCATCCGTCGCATCCTCGTGACCGGCGGCGCCGGCTTCGTCGGCTCGCACCTGTGCGAGCGCCTCGTCAACGAGGGCCAGGACGTCATCTGCGTCGACAACTTCTTCACGAGCCAGAAGAGCACGATCGCGCACCTGCTCGATCGGCCGAACTTCGAGCTCATCCGCCACGACGTGACCCACCCCCTGTGGCTCGAGGTCGACGACATTTACAACCTCGCCTGCCCTGCCGCGCCGGGTCACTACCAGTACAACCCGATCAAGACCATGAAGACCAGCGTGCTAGGCGCCATCCACCTGCTGGGCATGGCAAAGCGCTGCAACGCCACCGTGCTCCAGGCCTCGACCAGCGAGGTCTACGGCGACCCGGAGGTCCACCCCCAGCCCGAGAGCTACCGGGGCGCCGTCAACCCGATCGGCCCACGTGCCTGCTACGACGAGGGCAAGCGCGCCGCCGAGACGCTCTTCTTCGACTACCACCGCCACAACGGCGTCAACATCAAGGTCGTCCGCATCTTCAACACCTACGGCCCACGCATGCACCCGCACGATGGCCGCGTGGTCTCGAACTTCATCCGCCAGGCCCTGCAGGGCGAAGACCTGACCGTCTACGGCGACGGCTCGCAAACGCGCAGCTTCCAGTACGTCGATGACCTGGTCGAGGGCATCTACCGGATGATGCACGGGCCCGATGACTTCCCGGGCCCGGTCAACATCGGTAATCCCGGCGAATTCACCATCCTTCAACTCGCCGAGCTGGTCATCGAGCTGAGCGGCTCCAAGTCCAAGATCGTCCACCGTGACGCCGTCGTCGACGACCCGAAGCAACGCCAACCAGACATCACGCTGGCCAAGCAGAAGCTCGATTGGCAGCCGACGGTCGCTCTCCGCGAGGGCCTCGAGAAGACCATCGAGTACTTTCGCTCGATCGACATCGACGGCTTCCGGGCGCCAACGCCGAACTACTAG
- a CDS encoding LysM peptidoglycan-binding domain-containing protein, whose amino-acid sequence MGDGTGGNQGTFKQTAIGLLALAGLWNAVYWLWPVHREAPVVMASTAETADAGEDEAEATESVGLADAASLEPVVPEVPADPEPIIVDPIVHDLGELGVLPPRFHLYTTTASDRNLGDIASRYYGDKSKAPIIAQANPFKDPSRLAPDQVWRVPVDPDNIQGVLVDGEGNPAEAPPAEPPPAGYTEYLVQKGDTMGGISRMHYETTRYAEFIYAFNRERLGLKSIRGIRAGQVLHIPERPE is encoded by the coding sequence ATGGGCGACGGCACCGGCGGCAACCAGGGCACGTTCAAGCAGACCGCCATCGGCCTGCTGGCACTCGCGGGCCTCTGGAATGCCGTGTATTGGCTCTGGCCCGTGCACCGCGAGGCGCCGGTGGTGATGGCAAGCACGGCGGAGACGGCCGATGCCGGGGAAGACGAAGCCGAGGCGACCGAGTCGGTTGGACTCGCTGACGCCGCGAGCCTCGAACCCGTCGTCCCAGAGGTTCCCGCCGATCCTGAGCCGATCATCGTCGATCCGATCGTGCACGATTTGGGCGAGCTCGGCGTGCTGCCTCCGCGGTTTCACTTGTACACCACGACCGCCAGCGATCGCAACTTGGGCGACATCGCCAGCCGCTACTACGGCGACAAGTCCAAGGCGCCCATCATCGCCCAGGCCAATCCATTCAAGGATCCCAGCCGCCTGGCGCCCGATCAGGTCTGGCGCGTGCCGGTTGATCCCGACAACATCCAGGGCGTGCTCGTCGACGGCGAAGGCAACCCAGCCGAGGCTCCGCCCGCCGAACCGCCACCCGCCGGCTACACCGAGTACCTCGTGCAGAAGGGGGACACCATGGGCGGCATCTCCCGCATGCACTACGAGACCACGCGCTACGCCGAGTTCATCTACGCCTTCAATCGCGAGCGATTGGGCCTGAAGTCGATCCGTGGCATCCGCGCCGGCCAGGTGCTGCACATCCCCGAGAGGCCCGAATAG